One segment of Streptosporangium brasiliense DNA contains the following:
- a CDS encoding RICIN domain-containing protein, translating to MVAVAGAVAALVVIGVAVMAAAAGTSAPGSPTAEATRSTFPGSVLADGWYRIVPSHVADRDLCLGEGRERNRRTDRELAVQRSCQGLSPDTYVAAVGRDVYQIEWHHPVQGVGCLTVDQPSDGKPAKSGAPVYGEALVGPSNCTRAANQRFLLEPADARVSGGFTVRPVHSGMCLGVLGGVADVDVGAELVQHNCTGGADQVFLFVPASAPAQGGRASAP from the coding sequence ATGGTCGCGGTGGCGGGGGCCGTCGCGGCACTGGTCGTGATCGGCGTCGCGGTGATGGCGGCGGCCGCGGGGACCTCCGCGCCCGGTTCTCCGACGGCGGAGGCCACGCGTTCCACCTTCCCGGGGTCCGTGCTCGCCGACGGCTGGTACCGGATCGTCCCCTCCCACGTCGCCGACCGTGACCTGTGCCTGGGAGAGGGACGCGAGCGTAACCGCCGCACCGACCGGGAGCTGGCCGTCCAGCGCTCCTGCCAGGGCCTGTCCCCCGACACCTACGTGGCGGCCGTGGGCCGTGACGTCTACCAGATCGAGTGGCACCACCCCGTCCAGGGCGTCGGCTGTCTGACGGTCGACCAGCCCTCCGACGGCAAGCCCGCCAAGAGCGGGGCCCCCGTCTACGGCGAGGCCCTGGTCGGGCCGTCGAACTGCACCAGGGCCGCCAACCAGCGTTTCCTCCTGGAGCCGGCCGATGCGCGGGTGTCCGGGGGCTTCACGGTCCGGCCCGTGCACAGCGGCATGTGCCTCGGCGTCCTGGGCGGGGTGGCCGACGTGGACGTCGGGGCCGAGCTGGTCCAGCACAACTGCACCGGCGGCGCCGACCAGGTGTTCCTCTTCGTCCCCGCCTCGGCGCCGGCGCAGGGCGGACGGGCCTCGGCGCCGTGA
- a CDS encoding glycoside hydrolase family 26 protein, translated as MPGKRRHARTGGRSSTSRWILIGLAGVLVVAVGVYVYTSPGRQTTADRPPVVPGAQNPPDSCAPTTGLVPPCGAWWGMHVPPGRDRKLVPDVTAMEQKIGRKLDITISYHDMSNSDAGRFFRGDESELGTDRILFLGWESSIWDENLDIAWRDIAAGHYDQAIADQAARVKSYGRPVLVGFDGEKDRDESGQTSTEYIAAYKRIVDGFRQAGATNALWVWGVTGYYPFRDRWKAYYPGDDYVDWISYDPYNFATCRGADWQDFKETVGPTYEWFQQNGFADKPLILAEYGTESHRSDTSARADWYRDIPEAMKTMPNLKAIIQWNNTDADKCDFSLTGPGVLEAFAEAGKDPYFRQPLAIRQPLAGQPAG; from the coding sequence ATGCCCGGTAAGAGAAGGCACGCCCGGACGGGCGGCAGATCCTCGACGTCGCGATGGATCCTCATCGGCCTGGCCGGCGTCCTCGTGGTCGCGGTGGGCGTCTACGTGTACACCTCCCCCGGCCGGCAGACCACGGCCGACCGGCCGCCGGTGGTGCCCGGCGCCCAGAACCCACCCGATTCGTGCGCCCCGACCACCGGGCTCGTGCCGCCCTGCGGGGCCTGGTGGGGGATGCACGTGCCACCGGGCCGCGACCGCAAGCTGGTCCCCGACGTGACCGCCATGGAGCAGAAGATCGGCCGCAAGCTCGACATCACCATTAGCTATCACGACATGTCCAACAGCGACGCCGGACGGTTCTTCCGGGGCGACGAGAGCGAGCTGGGCACCGACCGCATCCTGTTCCTCGGCTGGGAGTCGAGCATCTGGGACGAGAACCTCGACATCGCCTGGCGCGACATCGCGGCCGGACACTACGACCAGGCGATCGCCGACCAGGCCGCCCGGGTGAAGAGCTACGGCAGGCCCGTCCTGGTCGGCTTCGACGGGGAGAAGGACCGCGACGAGAGCGGGCAGACCTCCACCGAGTACATCGCGGCCTACAAGCGCATCGTCGACGGCTTCCGGCAGGCCGGCGCGACCAACGCGCTCTGGGTCTGGGGCGTCACCGGCTACTACCCGTTCCGGGACCGGTGGAAGGCCTACTACCCGGGTGACGACTACGTCGACTGGATCAGCTACGACCCCTACAACTTCGCGACCTGCCGCGGCGCCGACTGGCAGGACTTCAAGGAGACCGTAGGGCCGACCTACGAGTGGTTCCAGCAGAACGGCTTCGCCGACAAGCCCCTGATCCTCGCCGAATACGGGACCGAGAGCCACCGGAGCGACACCTCGGCGCGCGCCGACTGGTACCGCGACATCCCCGAGGCGATGAAGACGATGCCCAACCTCAAGGCGATCATCCAGTGGAACAACACCGACGCCGACAAGTGCGACTTCTCACTCACCGGCCCCGGCGTGCTGGAGGCGTTCGCCGAGGCCGGTAAGGATCCCTATTTCCGGCAGCCCCTGGCCATCCGGCAGCCCCTGGCCGGACAGCCCGCCGGCTGA
- a CDS encoding GNAT family N-acetyltransferase, with protein MRIDVIRPGELGTAEISAWRAMQRATPRLANPFLSPDFAIAMGEVSAEARVAVISEASGPTGFFPFERHPGGTGTALGAWVSLCQGVVHAPGAEFDARALLTGCGLHVWEFGCMVDGQPWFQPFETLRQEAVVLDLADGYPAYVEGLRERSPKFLKSTLYKERKLGRDIGELTFDLAVRDEESFRLLRRWKSEQYLRMGRQDRFGSPWVVELAERLHAVDTGDFAGPLSMLYCDGRPVAGHFGLRSDTVLVGWFPAYDPAFARYSPGLIQHLRMAEAAAAAGIRSMDLGIGTGSEYKEALRSRGEPVAEGCVRRRSAGAAAHWLRSAPVRRVRRFILDSPVLYGAADRAMKRYGHLRTRMRAR; from the coding sequence ATGAGGATCGACGTCATCCGGCCGGGAGAGCTCGGCACGGCCGAGATCAGCGCCTGGCGCGCGATGCAGCGCGCCACCCCGCGCCTGGCCAACCCCTTCCTCAGCCCCGACTTCGCGATCGCGATGGGCGAGGTCAGCGCCGAGGCCAGGGTCGCGGTCATCTCCGAGGCGAGCGGGCCGACCGGGTTCTTCCCCTTCGAACGGCATCCCGGCGGGACGGGCACCGCCCTGGGCGCCTGGGTGTCGCTCTGCCAGGGGGTGGTCCACGCGCCCGGCGCGGAGTTCGACGCGCGGGCGCTGCTGACGGGCTGCGGGCTGCACGTGTGGGAGTTCGGCTGCATGGTCGACGGGCAGCCGTGGTTCCAGCCGTTCGAGACCCTGCGCCAGGAGGCGGTCGTCCTCGACCTCGCGGACGGCTATCCGGCCTACGTGGAGGGGCTGCGCGAGCGTTCCCCCAAGTTCCTCAAGTCCACCCTCTACAAGGAGCGCAAGCTCGGTCGCGACATCGGCGAGCTCACCTTCGACCTCGCGGTCCGCGACGAGGAGTCGTTCCGGCTGCTGCGGCGCTGGAAGTCGGAGCAGTATCTGCGGATGGGCCGCCAGGACCGGTTCGGCAGCCCGTGGGTGGTGGAGCTCGCCGAGCGGCTGCACGCGGTCGACACCGGCGACTTCGCGGGGCCCCTGTCCATGCTCTACTGCGACGGCAGGCCGGTCGCGGGCCACTTCGGCCTGCGCTCGGACACGGTCCTGGTCGGCTGGTTCCCCGCCTACGACCCGGCCTTCGCCCGATATTCCCCCGGCCTGATCCAGCATCTGAGGATGGCCGAGGCGGCCGCGGCGGCCGGGATCCGGTCGATGGACCTGGGGATCGGGACCGGCTCCGAGTACAAGGAGGCACTGCGCAGCCGGGGTGAGCCGGTGGCGGAGGGCTGCGTGCGGCGGCGGTCGGCCGGCGCGGCGGCGCACTGGCTGCGCAGCGCACCGGTCCGGCGGGTGCGGCGGTTCATCCTCGACAGCCCGGTCCTGTACGGCGCGGCCGACCGCGCCATGAAGCGCTACGGCCACCTGCGGACCCGGATGAGGGCCCGGTAA
- a CDS encoding glycosyltransferase family 2 protein, whose protein sequence is MDDWPAITVVIPTRNRTGLLKETIASILGQDYPGDLTCVTVFDQSPPDGSFAADTPGRRVVVTANTRSPGIAGARNTGVLLDDGELVAFCDDTDLWLPHKLRSQVTALRAGGHFATCGIELFNDETTFARAVPTPTVTLRDLLRRQLPSMHPSTYLMRREALVDGFGLVSEELPGGYGEDYELLLRAARIGPITNLTATGVRVRLHSSSYFSFVESSETISSALRWMLERHPDLAATPGGYAQVAGKIAFAEAALGRSAQALRWIGRTVRRRPWEPRAYLALAVTAGVPARAIVGRLQRMGRGI, encoded by the coding sequence GTGGACGACTGGCCGGCGATCACCGTGGTGATTCCGACCCGCAACCGCACCGGACTGCTCAAGGAGACGATCGCCTCGATCCTCGGCCAGGACTATCCGGGCGACCTGACCTGTGTCACCGTCTTCGACCAGAGCCCGCCGGACGGATCGTTCGCCGCCGACACCCCGGGCCGCCGCGTCGTGGTGACCGCCAACACCCGCAGCCCCGGGATCGCCGGGGCCCGCAACACCGGCGTGCTGCTGGACGACGGCGAGCTGGTGGCCTTCTGCGACGACACCGACCTGTGGCTGCCGCACAAGCTGCGCTCTCAGGTGACCGCGCTCAGGGCCGGCGGCCACTTCGCGACGTGCGGGATCGAGCTGTTCAACGACGAGACCACCTTCGCCAGGGCGGTGCCCACCCCGACGGTGACCCTGCGGGACCTGCTGCGCAGGCAGCTCCCCTCGATGCATCCCTCCACCTACCTGATGCGCCGCGAGGCGCTGGTCGACGGTTTCGGGCTGGTCAGCGAGGAACTGCCCGGCGGGTACGGCGAGGACTACGAGCTGCTGCTGCGGGCCGCCCGGATCGGGCCGATCACCAACCTGACCGCCACGGGCGTGCGGGTCAGGCTGCACAGCTCCTCCTACTTCTCCTTCGTGGAGTCCAGCGAGACCATCTCCTCGGCGCTCCGCTGGATGCTGGAACGCCATCCGGATCTCGCGGCGACGCCGGGCGGCTACGCCCAGGTCGCCGGGAAGATCGCCTTCGCCGAGGCCGCCCTGGGGCGCAGCGCCCAGGCCCTGCGCTGGATCGGCCGGACCGTACGGCGGCGCCCCTGGGAGCCCCGCGCCTACCTGGCGCTGGCCGTCACCGCGGGGGTGCCCGCCCGCGCGATCGTCGGCCGGCTGCAGCGGATGGGTCGCGGCATATGA
- a CDS encoding cytochrome P450 yields MDVTTDDLADLAFWTQPPQARLAVFARLRELPAPRFFAERRVPFLRSGTGFHALVRHADVVEASRRPAVFSSEPSVSSPQPPGWVRHVFGEAMVDMDDPRHARLRRIVARAFTPRMLAKLEEDLRRTSAEIVDDVLAHRPRDFVGAVAARLPINVICDMMGIPGDLRGEVHRHVDTSTEYSGVRSDLVRALRMGVRNASALMSLQRLVIRLGRRRRNEPSDDLVSALVHANVDGERLTARELGSFFTLLLVAGNETTRNAIAHGLHLLSAHPGQRELLLSDYDRHIPTAIEEIVRHATPIMQFRRTVTEDCDLNGHAFRRGDRVALLYVSANRDGSVFTDPDAFDITRSPNPHVGFGGPGPHFCLGAHLARRELNVIFHELFTRLPGIRAVGDPEYLPSNFDNGIQRLGFDF; encoded by the coding sequence ATGGATGTGACCACCGACGACCTGGCCGACCTGGCGTTCTGGACACAGCCCCCGCAGGCCCGGCTCGCGGTCTTCGCCCGGCTGCGGGAGCTTCCGGCACCGAGGTTCTTCGCCGAGCGCCGCGTGCCGTTCCTCCGCTCGGGCACCGGTTTCCACGCCCTGGTCAGACACGCGGACGTGGTGGAGGCCAGCAGGCGTCCCGCGGTGTTCAGCAGCGAGCCCTCGGTGTCGAGCCCGCAGCCTCCCGGGTGGGTGCGGCACGTCTTCGGCGAGGCGATGGTCGACATGGACGACCCCCGCCACGCCCGGCTCCGGCGGATCGTGGCCCGCGCGTTCACCCCCCGGATGCTGGCCAAACTGGAGGAGGACCTGCGCAGGACCAGCGCGGAGATCGTCGACGACGTGCTCGCGCACCGCCCCCGCGACTTCGTCGGGGCCGTGGCCGCCCGGCTGCCCATCAACGTCATCTGCGACATGATGGGCATCCCCGGCGATCTCCGGGGTGAGGTGCACCGGCACGTCGACACCTCCACGGAATACTCCGGGGTCCGCTCCGACCTGGTGCGGGCGCTGCGCATGGGGGTGCGCAACGCCTCGGCCCTGATGAGCCTGCAGCGCCTGGTGATCCGCCTCGGGCGGCGGCGCCGGAACGAGCCGTCCGACGACCTGGTCTCCGCCCTGGTCCACGCGAACGTCGACGGTGAGCGGCTGACCGCGCGGGAGCTGGGCTCGTTCTTCACCCTGCTCCTCGTGGCGGGCAACGAGACCACCCGCAACGCGATCGCCCACGGTCTCCATCTGCTCTCCGCCCACCCCGGGCAGCGGGAGCTGCTGCTGTCCGACTACGACCGGCACATCCCCACGGCGATCGAGGAGATCGTCCGCCACGCGACGCCGATCATGCAGTTCCGCCGTACGGTCACCGAGGACTGCGACCTGAACGGCCACGCCTTCCGGCGCGGGGACCGGGTCGCGCTGCTGTATGTCTCGGCCAACCGCGACGGGTCGGTCTTCACCGATCCGGACGCCTTCGACATCACCCGCTCGCCCAACCCGCACGTGGGGTTCGGCGGCCCGGGCCCGCATTTCTGCCTCGGCGCCCACCTGGCCAGGCGCGAACTCAACGTGATCTTCCACGAGCTGTTCACCCGGCTCCCCGGCATCCGGGCCGTGGGCGACCCCGAATACCTGCCCTCCAATTTCGACAACGGCATCCAGCGCCTGGGCTTCGACTTCTGA
- a CDS encoding lipopolysaccharide biosynthesis protein: MTDTGLSGGTARGRQERRRQRRQSLRRGRRQDRRGAPRSLWNRLPRDLNDPLLRNAYSLIVNAGAAGVLGLAYWTVAVRFYSESDYGRSSALIAAMRLLAALTAFGFVGALTRFLPEGGRATGRLIGSTYLVGGGAAVVATVFFLSTLDMWGPNFSGLAGPGLAGWFLLSVFLWCVFTVQDVVLTALGKATWVPLIGIAVGVTKIALLAVLAPAFPGTGIFLAWTIPVAVTVVPVSIAIFGRLAPLAAARSAHRAPPRSGRIGRFLAGDFPGTLFILASVYLMPVLVFAGVDARTAGYYAAAVTLVGVFDMLAVNMAISLTIEGSGDPALLAGKCVLALRRTMMLLVPVVLVAALAAPLILRLGWGPSFAEHGANVLRLLALASIPHAVIEIYLGVLRARSRARTLLVLQALLCVLVVGLSFLLFQRHGITGVGLGTLAAQVIVMLVVGPGLVKVVRGARTPAVERSPDETPTLVMMIVDAHPTLAARPARRATAEAAEPARPGLPWPVRAGRWLPPLITVEGLAVVALAAADGGPPVLPRAVATALGAGLVIVASVAELAMRRRRVVLWAQLVAVTLCLHGTEAMAGSAGSLAGRVTQIMATGKAAGGDWLLALPAFLARAMGLTDPTPLLVWAPVAAAVAALAPALLAARAVHRDERFHWPAAMLVTVGLWLAPAERVQISLLCLLGLCALALTLAAARGARRRPEKAAADDGRTMRTAA, from the coding sequence GTGACTGACACGGGTCTGTCCGGCGGGACGGCACGAGGGCGGCAGGAGCGGCGGCGGCAGCGGCGCCAGAGCCTGCGCCGAGGCCGGCGGCAGGACCGGCGGGGAGCGCCGCGGAGCCTGTGGAACCGGCTGCCCAGAGACCTGAACGACCCCCTGCTGCGCAACGCCTACTCGCTGATCGTCAACGCGGGGGCCGCCGGAGTGCTCGGCCTGGCCTACTGGACGGTCGCGGTGCGCTTCTACAGCGAGAGCGACTACGGCCGCTCCTCCGCGCTGATCGCCGCGATGCGCCTGCTCGCGGCGCTGACCGCGTTCGGGTTCGTCGGCGCGCTGACCCGTTTCCTGCCCGAGGGCGGCCGGGCGACCGGACGCCTGATCGGCTCCACCTATCTGGTGGGCGGCGGCGCGGCGGTCGTCGCCACCGTGTTCTTCCTGTCCACGCTCGACATGTGGGGCCCCAACTTCAGCGGGCTGGCCGGCCCCGGCCTGGCCGGCTGGTTCCTGCTGTCGGTCTTCCTGTGGTGCGTGTTCACCGTCCAGGACGTGGTGCTCACCGCGCTGGGCAAGGCCACGTGGGTGCCCCTGATCGGGATAGCCGTCGGGGTGACCAAGATCGCGTTGCTGGCCGTGCTGGCCCCGGCCTTCCCCGGCACCGGGATCTTCCTGGCCTGGACGATCCCGGTGGCCGTCACGGTCGTCCCGGTCAGCATCGCGATCTTCGGCAGGCTGGCCCCGCTGGCCGCCGCGCGCAGCGCCCACCGCGCCCCGCCCCGGTCCGGCCGCATCGGCCGCTTCCTCGCCGGCGACTTCCCCGGCACGCTGTTCATCCTGGCCAGCGTCTATCTCATGCCGGTGCTGGTGTTCGCGGGAGTCGACGCGCGGACGGCCGGCTACTACGCCGCGGCGGTCACGCTCGTCGGCGTCTTCGACATGCTGGCGGTCAACATGGCCATCTCGCTGACCATCGAGGGGTCGGGAGATCCCGCGCTGCTGGCCGGTAAGTGCGTGCTGGCGCTCCGGCGGACCATGATGCTCCTGGTCCCCGTGGTGCTGGTGGCCGCGCTGGCCGCGCCGCTCATCCTCCGGCTCGGCTGGGGCCCGTCGTTCGCCGAGCACGGCGCCAACGTGCTGCGGCTGCTCGCCCTGGCGTCGATCCCGCACGCGGTCATCGAGATCTATCTGGGGGTGCTCCGCGCCCGCAGCAGGGCGCGGACCCTGCTCGTGCTCCAGGCGCTGCTGTGCGTCCTGGTCGTGGGGCTGTCGTTCCTCCTCTTCCAGAGACATGGCATCACCGGCGTGGGCCTCGGCACCCTCGCGGCCCAGGTGATCGTCATGCTCGTCGTCGGCCCGGGCCTGGTCAAGGTGGTGCGCGGGGCGCGGACGCCGGCCGTCGAGAGGTCACCGGACGAGACTCCGACGCTGGTGATGATGATCGTCGACGCGCATCCCACCCTGGCCGCCAGGCCCGCCAGGAGGGCAACCGCCGAGGCGGCGGAGCCCGCCCGGCCCGGCCTGCCGTGGCCGGTGCGGGCGGGGCGGTGGCTGCCCCCGCTGATCACCGTGGAGGGCCTGGCGGTCGTCGCGCTCGCCGCCGCGGACGGCGGGCCGCCGGTCCTGCCCAGGGCCGTCGCGACGGCCCTCGGCGCCGGGCTGGTGATCGTGGCCTCCGTCGCGGAGCTGGCCATGCGGCGCAGGCGGGTGGTGCTGTGGGCGCAGCTCGTCGCGGTGACCCTGTGCCTGCACGGGACGGAGGCCATGGCCGGCTCGGCCGGGAGCCTCGCCGGGAGGGTGACACAGATCATGGCCACCGGGAAGGCCGCCGGCGGGGACTGGCTCCTCGCCCTGCCCGCCTTCCTCGCCCGCGCCATGGGGCTCACCGATCCCACCCCGCTGCTGGTGTGGGCACCTGTCGCCGCCGCCGTGGCGGCGCTCGCCCCGGCGCTGCTGGCCGCCAGGGCCGTCCACCGTGACGAGCGGTTCCACTGGCCGGCGGCGATGCTGGTGACGGTCGGACTCTGGCTGGCGCCGGCCGAGCGCGTCCAGATCTCCCTGCTCTGCCTGCTCGGCCTCTGCGCGCTCGCCCTGACCCTGGCGGCGGCGCGCGGGGCACGGCGGCGTCCCGAGAAGGCCGCGGCCGACGACGGCCGGACGATGAGAACGGCGGCCTAG
- a CDS encoding polysaccharide deacetylase family protein translates to MIRVPILMYHSVNDHPNDETRPLAVSPGRFAEQLGMLRDRGFTPMTLSDLVAGMHRTAAMPDRPVAITFDDGYADFHSQALPILARFGWPATVFVTSGWVQDSGPVAAGRRPAPMLTWSQVREAVSCGMEVGGHSHSHPQLDQLPDRELRNELRTNKALLEDRLGRPVATMAYPYGYSSARVRREVRRAGYWTACAVANDAFREGDDLLALPRLTVTEQTSMTKFGSAVAGHRLPVLYLRERALTKGYALVRRTRYGLRRILSTHTPGRVTDGD, encoded by the coding sequence ATGATCCGTGTCCCGATCCTGATGTACCACTCGGTGAACGACCACCCGAACGACGAGACCCGGCCGCTGGCGGTCTCGCCGGGACGGTTCGCCGAGCAGCTCGGCATGCTCCGCGACCGGGGCTTCACCCCGATGACCCTGTCGGACCTGGTCGCGGGGATGCACCGGACGGCGGCGATGCCCGACCGGCCCGTCGCGATCACCTTCGACGACGGATACGCCGACTTCCACAGCCAGGCGCTGCCGATCCTGGCGCGCTTCGGCTGGCCGGCCACGGTCTTCGTGACCAGCGGCTGGGTCCAGGACTCCGGCCCCGTCGCGGCCGGGCGGCGGCCGGCCCCCATGCTGACCTGGAGCCAGGTGCGCGAGGCGGTCTCCTGCGGCATGGAGGTCGGCGGCCACAGCCACAGCCACCCACAACTCGACCAGCTCCCGGACCGGGAGCTCCGCAACGAGCTGCGCACGAACAAGGCCCTGCTCGAAGACCGGCTCGGCCGTCCGGTGGCCACCATGGCCTACCCCTACGGATACTCCAGCGCACGGGTCCGCCGAGAGGTGCGCAGGGCCGGCTACTGGACCGCCTGCGCGGTGGCCAACGACGCCTTCCGCGAGGGCGACGACCTGCTGGCGCTGCCCCGCCTGACGGTCACCGAGCAGACCTCCATGACCAAGTTCGGCAGCGCGGTCGCCGGACACCGGCTCCCGGTGCTCTACCTGCGTGAACGGGCTCTCACCAAGGGATACGCGCTGGTGCGGCGGACACGTTACGGGCTACGACGGATTCTCTCGACACACACGCCGGGACGGGTAACGGACGGTGACTGA
- a CDS encoding glycosyltransferase family 2 protein: MRSSVVICVYTEERWEDIRAAVASVEGQRRRPYEIILVVDHNPDLHLRLKQEYPGMTVVANTHEKGLSGGKNTGAATASGDIVAYLDDDAVAEPGWLEALEEGFQDPTIVGVGGLTRPLWATGHRPRWLPHEFDWTVGCAYRGMPTRRARIRNVMGGNAAFRREAVGEIGGFHTGMGRSVQGRRSRPLGCEETEFCIRLSQRRPGSVMLFEPDAVIGHKVSAQRAGFAYFRSRCYAEGLSKALVASSVGAGDGLSSERAYVMRTLPLGVLRGVGEALRGDLPGLGRASAIVAGLACTAWGYAVGTARLKLGRS, from the coding sequence ATGAGGAGCAGCGTCGTCATATGCGTCTACACCGAGGAGCGCTGGGAGGACATCCGGGCGGCCGTCGCGTCGGTCGAGGGCCAGCGGCGCAGGCCGTACGAGATCATCCTGGTCGTCGACCACAACCCGGACCTGCACCTGAGGCTCAAGCAGGAGTATCCCGGCATGACCGTGGTGGCGAACACGCACGAGAAGGGACTGTCCGGCGGCAAGAACACCGGTGCGGCGACCGCCTCGGGCGACATCGTGGCCTATCTCGACGATGACGCGGTCGCGGAGCCTGGCTGGCTGGAGGCTTTGGAGGAGGGCTTCCAGGACCCGACCATCGTGGGGGTGGGCGGGCTGACCAGGCCGCTGTGGGCCACCGGGCACCGTCCCCGGTGGCTGCCGCACGAGTTCGACTGGACCGTGGGGTGCGCCTACCGGGGCATGCCCACCCGGCGGGCCCGGATCCGCAACGTCATGGGCGGCAACGCCGCCTTCCGCAGGGAGGCCGTCGGCGAGATCGGCGGCTTCCACACCGGGATGGGCCGCAGCGTGCAGGGGCGCCGGAGCCGCCCGCTCGGGTGCGAGGAGACCGAGTTCTGCATCCGGCTGTCGCAGCGCCGCCCCGGCTCGGTGATGCTGTTCGAGCCGGACGCGGTGATCGGGCACAAGGTCTCCGCGCAGCGGGCGGGGTTCGCCTACTTCAGGTCGCGCTGCTACGCCGAGGGGCTGTCCAAGGCCCTGGTCGCCTCAAGCGTCGGCGCCGGCGACGGGCTGTCGAGCGAACGGGCGTACGTGATGAGGACCCTCCCGCTGGGCGTGCTGCGCGGCGTCGGCGAGGCGCTCCGGGGCGACCTGCCGGGCCTCGGCCGGGCCTCGGCCATCGTCGCCGGCCTGGCCTGCACCGCCTGGGGCTACGCGGTGGGCACGGCGCGGCTGAAGCTGGGGCGATCATGA
- a CDS encoding glycosyltransferase family 2 protein has product MNPDTVRQNGKQLGVLRSMPPLERFTPLTPHMAISPTVSVVVPAMNEAENLPHVFATLPQWIDEIILVDGNSVDDTVAVARRLRPNVRIVTQTGKGKGDALAAGFAACTGDIIVMIDADGSTDGREIIHFVGALVTGADFVKGSRYAAGGGSDDLTFSRRAGNKVLTTLVNLIYGTRYSDLCYGYNAFWARHLKALDLDCEGFEVETLMNIRAAKAGLRVHEVPSHERCRIHGESNLRAVRDGLRVLRTIIREWRQRPAAPVPEPQATPAADQGAA; this is encoded by the coding sequence ATGAATCCCGACACCGTCAGACAGAACGGTAAGCAGCTCGGCGTGTTACGTTCCATGCCGCCTCTTGAGCGGTTCACCCCGCTCACCCCTCACATGGCCATTTCCCCGACCGTCAGCGTCGTCGTGCCCGCGATGAACGAGGCGGAGAACCTCCCGCACGTCTTCGCCACGCTCCCGCAGTGGATAGACGAGATCATCCTCGTCGACGGCAACTCGGTGGACGACACCGTCGCCGTCGCCAGGAGGCTCCGGCCCAACGTGCGGATCGTCACCCAGACCGGCAAGGGCAAGGGCGACGCGCTCGCCGCCGGCTTCGCCGCGTGCACCGGGGACATCATCGTGATGATCGACGCCGACGGATCCACCGACGGCCGCGAGATCATCCACTTCGTCGGCGCCCTGGTCACCGGGGCGGACTTCGTCAAGGGATCCCGCTACGCCGCCGGCGGGGGCAGCGACGACCTGACCTTCAGCCGCCGGGCCGGCAACAAGGTCCTCACCACGCTGGTGAACCTGATCTACGGCACCCGCTACAGCGACCTGTGCTACGGCTACAACGCCTTCTGGGCCCGTCACCTGAAGGCGCTCGACCTCGACTGCGAGGGCTTCGAGGTCGAGACGCTGATGAACATCCGCGCCGCCAAGGCCGGGCTCCGCGTCCATGAGGTGCCCAGCCACGAGCGGTGCCGCATCCACGGCGAGAGCAATCTGCGCGCGGTCCGCGACGGGTTGCGCGTGCTCAGGACCATCATCCGGGAGTGGCGCCAGCGGCCGGCCGCGCCGGTCCCGGAGCCCCAGGCCACGCCGGCGGCGGATCAGGGCGCGGCGTAG